Part of the Pseudodesulfovibrio hydrargyri genome is shown below.
CCTATGCCGGATCCAACTTCGATCCGCGACTGAAGGAGGTCGCATAATGTCCGTAAACGGTATTCTCTACGACTGGGAGTCCGTCGAGGTGCAGTTGCCCGGCGGCGTGGCCGTGGGCATCACCAGCATCAGCTACAGCGACGAACGGCCCGTCGAGGCACGGTACGGCAAAGGCAGCGTCCCGCGCGGCTATGGCCGCAAGAACTACAAGGCCTCGGGCTCCATGGAACTGGACCGCGACGAGGCCGAGGCCCTGCGCGCGGCCTTGGGCGGCTCGGTCTACGACGGCGCCCCCTTCCAGATCGTGGTCAGCTACGGCAACGACGACATGCCCACGGTCACGGACACGCTCCCGGCGGTCAAGATCACCAAGAGCGACACCAGCGCCGGGCAGGAGGACGACAACGCCGGGGCCATCAAGCACGACCTGACCATCCTGGCCCCGATCAAGTGGGGCGGTACCCCGGCTCTGTAAACCGGGACATCCAACCTGAGAAAGAGAGGACATCATGGCAGAGAACACCCCCAAGGCGACGGAGTACATGGAGCTGAAGCACGAATTCTTCGACCGTTTCAAGGACGAGGACGTGAGCTTCATCTTCCACTTCAAGCGCCCCTCCACGCCCCAGGTCAATCGGGTGCAGAAGACCGTGCTCAAGAACGCGGGCCAGGCCTTCCGCAACCTGATCATGGAAACGGTCCGGCCCGAGGAAAGGGACCGGCTCAAAACGGCCCTGGACGACTACTCCGGCCTCGCCTCCACCTTCGGCGGCGCGCTCATGGGTTCGTGCGGCTTCGGTGATCTGGGAAACTGATCCAGCGCAACCTGCAACAGATAGACGGGGACGGCATGACTCAATACGCCGTGCTGATCAGGCACTGGCTCCACGAGCCGCCGTCCCCGTCGGTCGAGGACTTCGCCCGGCAGGCTGCGCAAGCCGTATGGTTGGAGAAAAGATATAATCCGGGCAACAAGGGCTAGAGTTTCGCCCCGGCCTACGCGAAAAATGACGATGGACCCGTCA
Proteins encoded:
- a CDS encoding DUF6848 family protein yields the protein MAENTPKATEYMELKHEFFDRFKDEDVSFIFHFKRPSTPQVNRVQKTVLKNAGQAFRNLIMETVRPEERDRLKTALDDYSGLASTFGGALMGSCGFGDLGN